One genomic window of Massilia sp. KIM includes the following:
- the prsT gene encoding XrtA/PEP-CTERM system TPR-repeat protein PrsT: MSSYRSKLTLTAALMSGAMLAGGLAGCDRQGSTPELLAEAKQYEQKGDFKAALIQLKNAVEQSPDDREARIQLAAVHLELGDLVSADKEARKAQSLGLPAERVMPLLGKVLLQQGKFAEVLEEVKPELAEKSAPLLSLRGNALLATGKVPEAKQAYDQALALDPKDADALLGQVQYALAQNDRAGAKAAMDQAVAQAGKDPDVWMAKGALARLSNAPEEALTAYDQVLKLKPDHRTAHIEKASIQLARGKLPEAKLEIDAAAKLAPNNLQLTYTRALYEFRQGNNGAAQEQLQKILKVAPQHMPSVLLAGAVDLQLGSLQQAERHVRNYLETYPNHVYARKLLAQVLLKNAQPRDAALALEPILKDQSTDAQLLALAGQAYMQVQDFSKASNYFEKAVELAPKAAAVRTSLGLSRLAQGDQARGLSELELATTLDPNSAEATMALVQTEIRLKNFDKALAAIEALEKRQPKSPEVQNIKGAVYMFKNDRANARAAFEKALSFQPDFFPVALNLARMDIQENKPDAARARFEKVLQTNKDSTDAMMALGELARSQKRDDEATTWFEKAHNAKPDVIATATKLGMHYLYMKQPEKALSFANKIATVHPTNPEVVELQAQAQIASKDYTGAQESYSKLVKLLPTSPQAYMRLASANIALGNQSAATQNLKRAIDLRPDFMPPRLALVDLDTRTKRFDEALDQARQIQKMEGNAALGHAVEGDIRMAQGNAGAAVIAYDKALALTKVSELTIKSARALIAAEKLKPAQDRLLAWTKNNPKDVNAQLLLSDLYLAQKAYKPAIAKLEELQTLIPNNPLVLNNLAWAYHQEKDSRALATAEQAHKLASNSPGVLDTLGWILVEQGNTARALPLLESARKLAPESPEISYHYAVAQHRAGNKEAARQELDKLLQKHKNFAQMNEAKNLLKSM, encoded by the coding sequence ATGTCGTCTTACCGTAGCAAGCTTACTCTCACCGCTGCCTTGATGTCCGGCGCCATGCTGGCGGGCGGCCTGGCAGGCTGCGATCGCCAGGGCTCCACGCCGGAGCTGCTCGCCGAGGCCAAGCAATACGAGCAAAAGGGCGACTTCAAGGCCGCCCTGATCCAGCTCAAGAATGCGGTCGAGCAGAGTCCCGACGATCGCGAAGCGCGCATCCAGCTGGCCGCCGTGCACCTGGAACTGGGCGATCTTGTCTCTGCCGACAAAGAGGCGCGAAAAGCACAGTCACTCGGCCTGCCGGCGGAGCGGGTGATGCCGCTGCTGGGCAAGGTGTTGTTGCAACAAGGAAAGTTCGCCGAGGTCCTTGAAGAGGTGAAGCCCGAGCTGGCGGAAAAGTCCGCTCCCTTGCTGAGCTTGCGCGGCAACGCCCTGCTGGCGACCGGCAAGGTGCCGGAAGCCAAGCAGGCCTATGACCAGGCCCTCGCGCTCGATCCGAAGGACGCCGACGCCTTGCTGGGCCAGGTGCAATACGCGCTTGCGCAAAACGACCGCGCCGGCGCCAAGGCCGCCATGGACCAGGCGGTCGCCCAGGCCGGCAAGGATCCCGACGTCTGGATGGCCAAGGGCGCCTTGGCGCGCCTGAGCAACGCGCCCGAGGAAGCCCTGACGGCCTACGACCAGGTCCTGAAACTGAAACCGGATCATCGTACGGCGCACATCGAGAAAGCCTCGATTCAGCTTGCCCGGGGCAAGCTGCCGGAGGCAAAGCTGGAAATCGACGCGGCAGCCAAGCTGGCGCCGAACAATCTGCAACTCACCTATACCCGCGCCCTGTATGAGTTCAGGCAAGGCAATAACGGCGCCGCCCAGGAACAGCTGCAGAAGATCCTGAAAGTCGCCCCGCAGCACATGCCGAGCGTCCTGCTGGCCGGCGCGGTCGACTTGCAGCTGGGCTCCCTGCAACAGGCCGAACGCCATGTCCGCAACTACCTGGAGACCTACCCGAACCACGTCTATGCGCGCAAGCTGCTGGCCCAGGTGCTGCTCAAGAATGCGCAACCGCGCGATGCCGCGCTGGCCCTCGAGCCCATCCTGAAGGACCAGAGCACGGACGCGCAGCTGCTGGCCCTGGCCGGCCAGGCCTATATGCAGGTCCAGGACTTTTCAAAGGCCAGCAACTATTTCGAGAAGGCGGTCGAACTGGCGCCGAAGGCGGCGGCGGTGCGCACCTCACTGGGGCTGTCCAGGCTGGCCCAGGGCGATCAGGCGCGCGGCCTGAGCGAGCTCGAGCTGGCCACCACCCTCGATCCGAACTCCGCCGAGGCCACCATGGCCCTGGTGCAGACCGAAATCCGCCTGAAGAACTTCGACAAGGCGCTGGCCGCCATCGAGGCCCTCGAGAAGCGGCAGCCCAAGAGCCCTGAGGTACAGAACATCAAGGGCGCGGTCTACATGTTCAAGAACGACCGCGCCAATGCCCGTGCGGCCTTCGAGAAAGCCCTCAGCTTCCAGCCTGACTTCTTCCCGGTGGCGCTGAACCTGGCGCGCATGGACATCCAGGAAAACAAACCGGACGCCGCCCGCGCCCGCTTCGAAAAAGTCCTGCAGACGAACAAGGACAGTACCGACGCCATGATGGCCCTGGGTGAACTCGCGCGCTCCCAGAAGCGCGACGACGAAGCCACCACCTGGTTCGAAAAGGCCCACAACGCCAAGCCGGACGTCATCGCCACCGCGACCAAGCTGGGCATGCATTACCTGTACATGAAGCAGCCGGAAAAGGCCCTGAGCTTCGCCAACAAGATCGCCACCGTGCATCCGACCAATCCGGAGGTCGTCGAACTGCAGGCGCAAGCACAGATCGCGAGCAAGGATTACACCGGTGCGCAGGAAAGCTATAGCAAGCTGGTGAAGCTCTTGCCGACCTCGCCTCAGGCCTATATGCGTCTGGCAAGTGCAAATATCGCATTAGGTAACCAGAGCGCCGCCACCCAGAACCTGAAGCGCGCCATCGACCTGCGTCCTGACTTCATGCCGCCGCGCCTCGCCCTGGTCGACCTGGACACCCGCACCAAGCGCTTCGACGAGGCGCTCGACCAGGCCCGCCAGATCCAGAAAATGGAAGGCAATGCCGCGCTTGGCCATGCGGTCGAAGGCGATATCCGGATGGCGCAAGGAAACGCCGGCGCCGCCGTGATCGCCTACGACAAGGCGCTTGCCCTGACCAAGGTATCCGAGCTAACGATCAAGAGCGCCCGCGCGCTGATCGCGGCCGAGAAGCTCAAGCCTGCCCAGGACCGGCTGCTCGCGTGGACCAAGAACAACCCGAAGGACGTGAACGCCCAACTGCTGTTGAGCGATCTCTACCTGGCGCAAAAGGCCTACAAGCCCGCGATCGCGAAGCTGGAGGAGTTGCAGACGCTAATTCCGAACAATCCCCTGGTCCTGAACAATCTTGCCTGGGCCTATCACCAGGAAAAGGATAGCCGCGCCCTGGCCACCGCCGAGCAGGCACACAAGCTGGCCAGCAACAGCCCCGGCGTGCTGGACACCCTGGGCTGGATCCTGGTCGAGCAGGGCAATACCGCGCGCGCCCTGCCCCTGCTGGAGTCGGCACGCAAGCTGGCTCCGGAGTCGCCGGAGATCAGTTATCACTACGCAGTCGCCCAGCATCGGGCCGGCAACAAGGAGGCGGCGCGCCAGGAACTCGACAAGCTGTTGCAAAAACACAAGAATTTCGCACAGATGAATGAAGCAAAGAATTTGCTTAAATCTATGTAA
- a CDS encoding MoaD/ThiS family protein: MAQLFFTQQLARFISAPEVATSARRLRDGLESAFALNPRLRGYVLDDQGCLRPNVAIFIDGRRCRDTRRLDDPLAPDSKVYVLQALSGG, from the coding sequence ATGGCGCAACTCTTCTTTACCCAGCAGCTGGCGCGCTTCATCAGCGCCCCCGAGGTCGCCACCAGCGCCCGCCGCCTGCGCGACGGGCTGGAAAGCGCCTTCGCCCTCAACCCGCGCCTGCGCGGCTATGTGCTGGACGACCAGGGCTGCCTGCGTCCCAACGTGGCGATCTTCATCGATGGCCGGCGCTGCAGGGACACGCGGCGCCTCGACGACCCGCTTGCGCCGGACAGCAAGGTCTACGTGCTGCAAGCCTTATCAGGAGGATGA
- a CDS encoding sialidase family protein, producing MSMQAWLATRKGLFEIGYDGRRWEFGAAHFLGEPVSMALHDSRDGALYAALNLGHFGVKLHRRQGQVWSELPAPAYPPKPEGSEDKLDWTNRMIWSLEAGGPDQPGLLWAGTLPGGLFRSNDRGASWELVRSLWDAPQRANWFGGGYDVPGIHSICVDPGDSRRLLLGVSCGGAWRSEDGGEGWTVSSTGMRADYMPPEMNENEEVQDPHRIVRCAGEPQVLWCQHHNGVWRSADGGRSWQEIRDMPLSRFGFAVAAHPRDGQTAWFVPAEKDERRIPVGAALAVTRTRDGGKTFEVLRAGLPQAHCYDLVYRHGLAVADDGRTLLMGSTTGGLWVSDNGGDSWHTISTNLPPVYAVGFM from the coding sequence ATGAGCATGCAGGCATGGCTGGCTACCCGCAAGGGGCTGTTCGAGATCGGCTACGACGGCCGGCGCTGGGAATTCGGCGCCGCCCACTTCCTGGGCGAACCGGTATCGATGGCGCTGCACGACAGTCGCGACGGCGCGCTCTACGCCGCCCTCAACCTGGGGCATTTCGGCGTCAAGCTGCATCGCCGGCAGGGCCAGGTCTGGAGCGAGCTGCCGGCGCCCGCCTATCCGCCCAAGCCGGAAGGCAGCGAGGACAAGCTGGACTGGACCAACCGCATGATCTGGTCGCTCGAGGCCGGCGGCCCGGACCAGCCGGGCCTGCTGTGGGCCGGCACCCTGCCGGGCGGGCTGTTCCGCTCGAACGACCGCGGCGCCAGCTGGGAGCTGGTGCGCAGCTTGTGGGACGCGCCCCAGCGCGCCAACTGGTTCGGCGGCGGCTACGACGTGCCGGGCATCCACAGCATCTGCGTCGATCCGGGCGACAGCCGGCGCCTGCTGCTGGGCGTGTCCTGCGGCGGCGCCTGGCGCAGCGAGGACGGGGGCGAGGGCTGGACGGTCAGCTCGACCGGCATGCGCGCCGACTACATGCCGCCCGAGATGAACGAGAACGAGGAAGTGCAGGATCCGCACCGCATCGTGCGCTGCGCCGGCGAACCCCAGGTGCTGTGGTGCCAGCATCACAATGGCGTGTGGCGCTCGGCCGACGGCGGGCGCAGCTGGCAGGAGATCCGCGACATGCCGCTGTCGCGCTTCGGCTTCGCGGTGGCGGCCCACCCGCGCGACGGCCAGACAGCCTGGTTCGTGCCGGCCGAGAAGGACGAGCGCCGCATCCCGGTGGGAGCGGCGCTGGCCGTGACCCGCACCCGCGACGGCGGCAAGACCTTCGAGGTGCTGCGCGCCGGGCTGCCCCAGGCGCATTGCTACGACCTGGTCTACCGCCACGGGCTGGCGGTGGCGGACGACGGCCGCACCCTGCTGATGGGCTCGACCACCGGCGGGCTGTGGGTCTCGGACAATGGCGGCGACAGCTGGCACACGATCTCGACCAACCTGCCGCCAGTGTACGCGGTCGGCTTCATGTAG
- the icmF gene encoding fused isobutyryl-CoA mutase/GTPase IcmF, which translates to MNDITPAAKLDLPEQPKLANKVRFVTAASLFDGHDASINIMRRILQSNGAEVIHLGHNRSVDEVVTAALAEDVQGIAISSYQGGHVEYFKYMIDLLRQRGGAHIKVFGGGGGVIVPHEIEELHAYGVTRIFSPEDGQRMGLVGMIRSMLEACDVDLSSYAPPSIEALRAGEIAARHRPLAQLITALENGKVESGLRQQILEAAESVRAPVLGITGTGGAGKSSLTDELIRRIRLDQGDRLNIAVISIDPSRRKSGGALLGDRIRMNAINPWNGQARVFMRSLATREAGSEISQALPDVIAACKVAGFDLVIVETSGIGQGDAAIVPHVDTSMYVMTPEFGAASQLEKIDMLDFADFIAINKFDRKGAQDALRDVAKQYQRNRELWSKSPDEMPVYGTQASRFNDDGVTALYHGLLPKLAELGLPVEAGKLNAPSQKYSSGKNVIVPPARARYLAEIADTVRGYHRNTHKQVKLARERQQLMETKRMLAAANREVVLDDLITERDNAMDGGAKKLLAMWPDMQAAYAGEDYVVKIRDKEIRTRLVQKTLSGNPIRKVALPKFEDHGEILRFLMLENVPGSFPYTAGVFAFKREGEDPTRMFAGEGDAFRTNRRFKLVSQGMEAKRLSTAFDSVTLYGADPALRPDIYGKVGNSGVSIATLDDMKALYDGFDLCSPSTSVSMTINGPAPTILAMFMNTAIDQQIDKFVADNGRQPTDDEAQKIKDWVLSTVRGTVQADILKEDQGQNTCIFSTEFSLKVMGDIQEYFVQHQVRNFYSVSISGYHIAEAGANPISQLAFTLSNGFTFVEAYLARGMHIDDFAPNLSFFFSNGMDPEYTVLGRVARRIWAVAMRDKYGANERSQKLKYHIQTSGRSLHAQEIDFNDIRTTLQALIAIYDNCNSLHTNAYDEAITTPTDESVRRALAIQLIINREWGLAKNENPNQGSFIIDELTDLVEEAVLQEFERIAERGGVLGAMETGYQRGKIQEESMLYEHKKHDGSLPIIGVNTFRNPNGAGAPATIELARSTDDEKQSQLQRLEAFHQRHADQAPAALAALQQAAIDNQNVFARLMDAVRVCSLGQITTALFEVGGQYRRNM; encoded by the coding sequence ATGAACGACATCACCCCCGCCGCCAAGCTCGACTTGCCGGAGCAGCCGAAACTGGCCAACAAGGTGCGCTTCGTCACCGCCGCCTCCCTGTTCGACGGCCACGACGCCTCGATCAACATCATGCGCCGCATCCTGCAGTCGAACGGCGCCGAAGTCATCCACCTTGGCCACAACCGCTCGGTCGACGAAGTCGTCACCGCGGCCCTCGCCGAAGACGTGCAGGGCATCGCGATCTCCTCCTACCAGGGCGGCCACGTCGAATACTTCAAGTACATGATCGACCTGCTGCGCCAGCGCGGCGGCGCCCACATCAAGGTCTTCGGCGGCGGCGGCGGCGTGATCGTCCCGCACGAGATCGAGGAACTGCACGCCTACGGCGTGACCCGCATCTTCAGCCCCGAGGACGGCCAGCGCATGGGCCTGGTCGGCATGATCCGCTCCATGCTGGAAGCCTGCGACGTCGACCTTTCCTCCTATGCGCCGCCCAGCATCGAGGCCCTGCGCGCCGGCGAGATCGCCGCGCGCCACCGCCCGCTGGCCCAGCTCATCACCGCCCTCGAGAACGGCAAGGTGGAATCCGGCCTGCGCCAGCAGATCCTGGAGGCCGCCGAGTCGGTCCGGGCCCCGGTCCTGGGCATCACCGGCACCGGCGGCGCCGGCAAGTCCTCGCTCACCGATGAACTGATCCGCCGCATCCGCCTCGACCAGGGCGACCGCCTGAACATCGCCGTGATCTCGATCGACCCTTCGCGCCGCAAGTCGGGCGGCGCCCTGCTGGGCGACCGCATCCGCATGAACGCGATCAATCCCTGGAATGGGCAGGCGCGCGTGTTCATGCGCTCGCTGGCGACGCGCGAAGCGGGCTCGGAAATCTCCCAGGCCCTGCCCGACGTGATCGCCGCCTGCAAGGTGGCCGGCTTCGACCTGGTGATCGTCGAGACCTCGGGCATCGGCCAGGGCGACGCCGCCATCGTGCCCCACGTCGACACCTCGATGTACGTGATGACCCCGGAATTCGGCGCCGCCTCCCAGCTCGAGAAGATCGACATGCTGGACTTCGCCGATTTCATCGCCATCAACAAGTTCGACCGCAAGGGCGCCCAGGACGCGCTGCGCGACGTCGCCAAGCAATACCAGCGCAACCGCGAACTGTGGAGCAAGTCGCCGGACGAGATGCCGGTCTACGGCACCCAGGCCTCGCGCTTCAACGACGACGGCGTCACCGCCCTCTACCACGGCCTGCTGCCCAAACTGGCCGAACTGGGCCTGCCGGTCGAAGCGGGCAAGCTGAACGCGCCGTCGCAGAAGTACTCGAGCGGCAAGAACGTGATCGTGCCGCCGGCGCGCGCGCGCTACCTGGCCGAGATCGCCGACACCGTGCGCGGCTACCACCGCAACACCCACAAGCAGGTCAAGCTGGCGCGCGAGCGCCAGCAGCTGATGGAAACCAAGCGCATGCTGGCGGCCGCAAACCGCGAAGTGGTGCTCGACGACCTGATCACGGAGCGCGACAACGCCATGGACGGCGGCGCCAAGAAGCTGCTGGCCATGTGGCCGGACATGCAGGCCGCCTACGCCGGCGAAGACTACGTGGTCAAGATCCGCGACAAGGAAATCCGTACCCGCCTGGTCCAGAAGACCCTGTCGGGCAACCCGATCCGCAAGGTGGCCCTGCCGAAGTTCGAGGACCACGGCGAGATCCTGCGCTTCCTGATGCTGGAGAACGTGCCCGGTTCCTTCCCCTACACCGCCGGCGTGTTCGCCTTCAAGCGCGAAGGCGAAGACCCGACCCGCATGTTCGCCGGCGAAGGCGACGCCTTCCGCACCAACCGCCGCTTCAAGCTGGTCTCGCAGGGGATGGAGGCCAAGCGCCTGTCCACCGCCTTCGACTCGGTGACCCTGTACGGCGCCGATCCGGCCCTGCGTCCCGACATCTACGGCAAGGTCGGCAACTCGGGCGTGTCGATCGCGACCCTGGACGACATGAAGGCGCTGTACGACGGCTTCGACCTGTGCAGCCCCTCGACCTCGGTCTCGATGACCATCAACGGCCCGGCCCCGACCATCCTGGCGATGTTCATGAACACCGCCATCGACCAGCAGATCGACAAGTTCGTGGCGGACAACGGCCGCCAGCCGACCGACGACGAAGCCCAGAAGATCAAGGACTGGGTGCTGTCGACCGTGCGCGGCACCGTGCAGGCCGACATCCTGAAGGAAGACCAGGGCCAGAACACCTGCATCTTCTCGACCGAGTTCTCGCTCAAGGTGATGGGCGACATCCAGGAATACTTCGTGCAGCACCAGGTGCGCAATTTCTATTCGGTGTCGATCTCGGGCTACCACATCGCGGAGGCCGGCGCCAACCCGATCTCGCAGCTCGCCTTCACGCTCTCGAACGGCTTCACCTTCGTCGAAGCCTACCTGGCGCGCGGCATGCACATCGACGATTTCGCGCCCAACCTGTCCTTCTTCTTCTCGAACGGCATGGACCCGGAATACACGGTGCTGGGCCGGGTGGCACGCCGCATCTGGGCGGTGGCGATGCGCGACAAGTACGGCGCCAACGAGCGCTCGCAGAAGCTCAAGTACCACATCCAGACTTCGGGCCGCTCGCTGCACGCCCAGGAGATCGACTTCAACGACATCCGCACCACCCTGCAGGCGCTGATCGCGATCTACGACAACTGCAACTCGCTGCACACCAACGCCTACGACGAGGCGATCACCACGCCGACCGACGAATCGGTGCGCCGCGCGCTGGCGATCCAGCTGATCATCAACCGCGAATGGGGCCTGGCCAAGAACGAGAACCCGAACCAGGGCTCCTTCATCATCGACGAGCTGACCGACCTGGTCGAGGAAGCGGTGCTGCAGGAATTCGAGCGCATCGCCGAGCGCGGCGGCGTGCTGGGCGCAATGGAGACCGGCTACCAGCGCGGCAAGATCCAGGAAGAGTCGATGCTGTACGAGCACAAGAAGCACGACGGCTCGCTGCCCATCATCGGCGTGAACACCTTCCGCAACCCGAACGGCGCGGGTGCGCCGGCCACGATCGAGCTGGCCCGCTCGACCGACGACGAAAAGCAGTCGCAGCTCCAGCGCCTGGAGGCCTTCCACCAGCGCCACGCGGACCAGGCGCCGGCCGCCCTGGCCGCCCTGCAGCAGGCGGCGATCGACAACCAGAACGTGTTCGCCCGGCTGATGGACGCGGTGCGGGTGTGCTCGCTGGGGCAGATCACCACCGCCCTGTTCGAGGTGGGCGGGCAGTACCGCCGCAACATGTAA
- a CDS encoding indolepyruvate ferredoxin oxidoreductase family protein translates to MPDTVTHGAGLPPAAPAPSPDFSSRLTTVTLDDKYTAKTGTIFLSGIQALVRLPMMQRERDLAAGLNTAGFISGYRGSPLGGLDETLWKTRQHLETHHVQFVPGVNEDLAATAVWGTQTVDLIGPAKYDGVFAMWYGKGPGVDRCGDVFKHMNHAGTAKHGGVLLVAGDDHGAYSSTLPHQSDHIFSACMIPVLYPCNVQEYLDLGVHGWAMSRYSGCAVAFKALADTVESSASVDADPFRVEVKYPRDFAMPEGGLNTKLSSVPLGQQARAQEALMQDYKIYAALAYARENKLNRTTIDSPDAKLGIIASGKSYLDVLEALEELGIDEAMAAKVGLRLYKVAMIWPLEPEGVREFAQGLEEILVVEEKRQVVEYQLKEQLYNWRDDVRPHIVGKFDDKGEWVAPRGDWLLPPKADFSVAQVARVIAARIARLDLDESTRALIKARLAFLDAKDAVLQKAVTTPFRPAFYCSGCPHNTSTKVPEGSFALAGIGCHVMATSIYPEMNKLTTHMGGEGAPWIGQAAFSQVPHVFQNLGDGTYFHSGYLAIRAAVSAKVNITYKILYNDAVAMTGGQPVDGTTSVPMIAQQMAAEGVKRIALVTEDLSRYADRSNLPAVVTLHDRKHMDEIQRELRELPGVTVIIYDQTCAAEKRRRRKKGEFPDPARRMVINEAVCEGCGDCGIQSNCVSILPKETEFGRKRQIDQSSCNKDFSCAKGFCPSFVSVEGGALKKSKTGVSKDGANDGWGELPQPVLPGVDQPYNILINGIGGTGVITVGALMGMAAHLEGKGASVLDMTGMSQKNGSVTSHVKIAASPARLRAQRIATGEADLILGCDILTTGAADAVSKMRPGRTLAVVNLHEQPTGTFAQQRDWEFPSGDVRALILEAVGGEDGVDFVDATKLATALMGDSIATNLFLMGYAWQKGRIPLSEAALLRAIELNGVAVASNKMSFLWGRRAAVDIKRVEKQAIPAQAVVLQMPQSLDSVIKKRVEHLTGYQDAAYAAVYLDLVQRVRERESALGLGNKLSMAVAKHYAKLMAYKDEYEVARLYTDGRFVEQLKSQFEGDFSLQFHLAPPLLAKKDAQGHLVKAQYGSWVWKAFGLLAKLKGLRGGAFDLFGYTAERKMERALIAEYRAMIEGLLGTLDASNHATAVELANLPEQIRGFGHVKEKAVAEYRARKEELLSGKVKRRAA, encoded by the coding sequence ATGCCCGACACCGTGACCCACGGCGCCGGCCTGCCCCCGGCAGCGCCCGCCCCTTCCCCGGACTTTTCGTCCCGCCTCACCACCGTCACCCTGGACGACAAGTACACCGCGAAGACCGGCACCATCTTCCTGTCGGGCATCCAGGCCCTGGTGCGCCTGCCGATGATGCAGCGCGAACGCGACCTGGCCGCCGGCCTGAACACCGCCGGCTTCATCTCCGGCTACCGCGGCTCGCCGCTGGGCGGCCTGGACGAGACCCTGTGGAAGACCAGGCAGCACCTGGAAACGCACCACGTGCAGTTCGTGCCGGGCGTGAATGAAGACCTGGCCGCCACCGCCGTCTGGGGCACCCAGACCGTGGACCTGATCGGCCCGGCCAAGTACGACGGCGTGTTCGCCATGTGGTACGGCAAGGGCCCGGGCGTGGACCGCTGCGGCGACGTCTTCAAGCACATGAACCACGCCGGCACCGCGAAGCACGGCGGCGTGCTGCTGGTCGCCGGCGACGACCACGGCGCCTATTCCTCGACCCTGCCGCACCAGTCCGACCACATCTTCTCGGCCTGCATGATCCCGGTGCTCTACCCCTGCAACGTGCAGGAATACCTGGACCTGGGCGTGCACGGCTGGGCCATGTCGCGCTACTCCGGCTGCGCGGTGGCCTTCAAGGCCCTGGCCGACACCGTCGAATCGAGCGCCTCGGTCGACGCCGATCCCTTCCGCGTCGAGGTGAAGTACCCGCGCGACTTCGCCATGCCGGAGGGCGGGCTGAACACGAAACTGTCCTCGGTGCCGCTGGGCCAGCAGGCGCGCGCCCAGGAAGCGCTGATGCAGGACTACAAGATCTACGCCGCCCTGGCCTACGCGCGCGAGAACAAGCTCAATCGCACCACCATCGACAGCCCGGACGCGAAGCTGGGCATCATCGCCTCCGGCAAGTCCTACCTCGACGTGCTGGAAGCGCTGGAAGAGCTGGGCATCGACGAAGCCATGGCGGCCAAGGTCGGCCTGCGCCTGTACAAGGTGGCCATGATCTGGCCGCTGGAGCCGGAAGGCGTGCGCGAATTCGCCCAGGGCCTGGAAGAGATCCTGGTGGTCGAGGAAAAGCGCCAGGTGGTCGAGTACCAGCTCAAGGAACAGCTCTACAACTGGCGCGACGACGTGCGTCCCCACATCGTCGGCAAGTTCGATGACAAGGGCGAATGGGTGGCCCCGCGCGGCGACTGGCTGCTGCCGCCCAAGGCCGACTTCTCGGTGGCCCAGGTGGCGCGCGTGATCGCGGCCCGCATCGCACGCCTCGACCTCGACGAGTCCACGCGCGCCCTGATCAAGGCGCGCCTGGCCTTCCTGGACGCCAAGGACGCCGTGCTGCAGAAGGCCGTCACCACGCCCTTCCGCCCGGCCTTCTACTGCTCCGGCTGCCCGCACAACACCTCGACCAAGGTGCCCGAGGGCTCCTTCGCGCTGGCCGGCATCGGCTGCCACGTGATGGCCACCTCGATCTACCCCGAGATGAACAAGCTGACCACCCACATGGGCGGCGAAGGCGCGCCCTGGATCGGCCAGGCCGCGTTCTCCCAGGTGCCGCACGTGTTCCAGAACCTGGGCGACGGCACCTATTTCCACTCGGGCTACCTGGCGATCCGCGCGGCGGTGTCGGCCAAGGTGAACATCACCTACAAGATCCTGTACAACGACGCGGTGGCCATGACCGGCGGCCAGCCGGTGGACGGCACCACCTCGGTGCCCATGATCGCCCAGCAGATGGCGGCCGAAGGCGTCAAGCGCATCGCCCTGGTGACCGAAGACCTGTCGCGCTATGCCGACCGTTCGAACCTGCCGGCCGTCGTCACCCTGCATGACCGCAAGCACATGGACGAGATCCAGCGCGAGCTGCGCGAACTGCCGGGCGTGACCGTGATCATCTACGACCAGACCTGCGCGGCCGAGAAGCGCCGCCGCCGCAAGAAGGGCGAGTTCCCCGACCCGGCGCGCCGCATGGTGATCAACGAAGCCGTGTGCGAAGGCTGCGGCGACTGCGGCATCCAGTCCAACTGCGTCTCGATCCTGCCCAAGGAAACCGAATTCGGGCGCAAGCGCCAGATCGACCAGTCGTCCTGCAACAAGGACTTCTCCTGCGCCAAGGGCTTCTGCCCGAGCTTCGTCAGCGTGGAAGGCGGCGCGCTCAAGAAGAGCAAGACCGGGGTGTCGAAGGACGGCGCCAACGACGGCTGGGGCGAGCTGCCCCAGCCCGTGCTGCCGGGCGTGGACCAGCCCTACAACATCCTGATCAACGGCATCGGCGGCACCGGCGTGATCACGGTCGGCGCCCTGATGGGCATGGCCGCCCACCTCGAGGGCAAGGGCGCCTCGGTGCTGGACATGACCGGCATGAGCCAGAAGAACGGCTCGGTGACCTCGCACGTCAAGATCGCCGCCTCACCGGCACGCCTGCGCGCCCAGCGCATCGCCACCGGCGAAGCGGACCTGATCCTGGGCTGCGACATCCTGACCACCGGCGCGGCCGACGCGGTCTCGAAGATGCGCCCTGGCCGCACCCTGGCCGTGGTCAACCTGCACGAGCAGCCGACCGGCACCTTCGCCCAGCAGCGCGACTGGGAATTCCCGTCCGGCGACGTGCGTGCGCTGATCCTGGAAGCGGTGGGCGGCGAGGATGGCGTGGACTTCGTCGACGCCACCAAACTGGCGACCGCGCTGATGGGCGACTCGATCGCCACCAACCTGTTCCTGATGGGTTACGCCTGGCAGAAGGGCCGCATTCCGCTGTCCGAAGCCGCGCTGCTGCGCGCGATCGAACTCAATGGCGTGGCGGTGGCCTCGAACAAGATGAGCTTCCTGTGGGGCCGCCGCGCGGCGGTCGACATCAAGCGCGTCGAGAAGCAGGCGATCCCGGCCCAGGCCGTGGTGCTGCAGATGCCGCAGAGCCTGGACAGCGTAATCAAGAAGCGCGTCGAGCACCTGACCGGCTACCAGGACGCCGCCTACGCGGCCGTCTACCTCGACCTGGTGCAGCGCGTACGCGAGCGCGAAAGCGCGCTGGGACTGGGCAACAAGCTGTCCATGGCCGTGGCGAAGCACTACGCCAAGCTGATGGCCTACAAGGACGAGTACGAAGTGGCGCGCCTGTACACCGACGGCCGCTTCGTCGAGCAGCTCAAGAGCCAGTTCGAGGGCGACTTCAGCCTCCAGTTCCACCTGGCGCCGCCGCTGCTGGCGAAGAAGGATGCCCAGGGCCACCTGGTCAAGGCGCAGTATGGATCGTGGGTGTGGAAGGCCTTCGGGCTGCTGGCCAAGCTCAAAGGGCTGCGCGGCGGGGCCTTCGACCTGTTCGGCTATACCGCGGAGCGCAAGATGGAGCGCGCCCTGATCGCGGAATACCGCGCGATGATCGAGGGCCTGCTGGGCACCCTCGATGCGTCCAATCACGCCACGGCCGTCGAGCTGGCGAACCTGCCGGAGCAGATCCGCGGCTTCGGCCACGTGAAGGAAAAGGCGGTGGCGGAGTACCGGGCGCGCAAGGAGGAGCTGCTCTCCGGCAAGGTCAAGCGCCGCGCCGCCTGA